One Massilia sp. 9096 genomic window carries:
- the uxaC gene encoding glucuronate isomerase, with protein MTAFMDQDFLLTTDVAKKLYHEVAAELPVIDYHSHLQQGEIAGRKKFRNIAELWLGGDHYKWRLMRTAGVPEEFCTGERSDREKFDAFCRVLPLAIGNPIYHWSHLELRRLFGIDLIINEKNADAIWEQANAKLAAMDTWTFLEQAKVEIACTTDDPADDLLQHAEIAKSELKTRVLPAYRPDKAMRINNPGFVEYVARLADVSGVKIDSFAALMSALANRVGYFHERGGRISDHAIDITLPTVAASAEQLEAFFAKRMAGELLSDLEQAQYLRGLLESVGKVYARYDWTMCFHIGAMRNNNQRMLETLGPDTGYDSISDMTTSNGLVALLSALDADDQLPKTMLFNLNPAMNEVLSTMIGNFQDGSVAGKVQFGPAWWFNDHKLGNLSQILAFANHSVLGVFVGMVTDSRSFASYPRHDYFRRLVCRQLGEWVEGGEYPNDFEALATVVRGICYDNAKNYFKL; from the coding sequence ATGACCGCCTTCATGGACCAGGATTTCCTTCTCACCACCGACGTCGCCAAGAAGCTGTACCACGAGGTGGCGGCCGAGCTGCCCGTGATCGATTACCACTCGCACCTGCAGCAGGGCGAAATCGCCGGGCGCAAGAAGTTCCGCAACATCGCCGAGCTGTGGCTGGGCGGCGACCACTACAAATGGCGCCTGATGCGCACCGCCGGCGTGCCGGAAGAGTTCTGCACCGGCGAGCGCTCGGACCGCGAGAAGTTCGACGCGTTCTGCCGCGTGCTGCCGCTGGCGATCGGCAATCCGATCTACCACTGGAGCCACCTGGAGCTGCGCCGCCTGTTCGGCATCGACCTGATCATCAACGAAAAGAACGCCGACGCGATCTGGGAGCAGGCCAACGCCAAGCTGGCCGCGATGGACACCTGGACCTTCCTGGAGCAGGCGAAGGTCGAAATCGCCTGCACCACCGACGACCCGGCCGACGACCTGCTGCAGCACGCGGAGATCGCCAAGTCGGAACTGAAGACGCGCGTGCTGCCGGCCTACCGCCCGGACAAGGCGATGCGCATCAATAACCCGGGCTTCGTCGAGTACGTGGCGCGCCTGGCCGACGTCTCGGGCGTGAAGATCGACTCGTTCGCTGCGCTCATGAGCGCCCTGGCCAACCGCGTCGGCTACTTCCACGAGCGCGGCGGCCGCATCTCCGACCACGCGATCGACATCACGCTGCCGACCGTGGCGGCGAGCGCCGAGCAGCTGGAAGCCTTCTTCGCCAAGCGCATGGCCGGCGAGCTGCTCTCCGATCTCGAGCAGGCCCAGTACCTGCGCGGCCTGCTGGAATCGGTCGGCAAGGTGTATGCCCGTTACGACTGGACCATGTGCTTCCACATCGGCGCGATGCGCAACAACAACCAGCGCATGCTCGAGACCCTGGGCCCGGACACCGGCTACGATTCGATCTCCGACATGACGACCTCGAACGGCCTGGTGGCCCTGCTGTCGGCGCTGGATGCCGACGACCAGCTGCCCAAGACGATGCTGTTCAACCTGAACCCGGCCATGAACGAAGTGCTGTCGACCATGATCGGCAACTTCCAGGACGGCAGCGTCGCCGGCAAGGTGCAGTTCGGTCCGGCCTGGTGGTTCAACGACCACAAGCTCGGCAACCTGAGCCAGATCCTGGCCTTCGCCAACCATTCGGTGCTGGGCGTGTTCGTCGGCATGGTGACCGATTCGCGCAGCTTCGCGTCCTACCCGCGCCACGACTACTTCCGCCGCCTGGTGTGCCGCCAGCTCGGCGAATGGGTCGAGGGCGGCGAGTACCCGAACGACTTCGAGGCCCTGGCCACGGTCGTGCGCGGCATCTGCTACGACAACGCCAAGAACTACTTCAAGCTCTGA
- a CDS encoding NCS2 family permease, producing MFDELFQLRESGTDVRTEMLAGLTTFLTMAYIIFVNPQILGDAGMPKEAVFVATCLVAALGSAVMGLYANYPIAMAPGMGLNAYFAYAVVLGMKLPWQAALGAVFVSGCLFILASLFGLRAMIVDGIPRSLRVAITVGLGMFLALIALKNAGIVVASEPTLVKAGDLHQPGAILAIVGFLLIVTLDRLRVRGAILIGIVAVTVLGFFFGGNQFHGLVSSPPSLAPTFMQLDVKSALAVGILNVVLVFFLVELFDATGTLMGVAGRAGLLVEGKMDRLNRALLADSGAIVAGSLLGTSSTTAYVESAAGVQAGGRTGLTALTVAVLFLACLFIAPLAGVVPPYATAPALLFVACLMLRDLGEIEWDDTTEAVPAAITALVIPFTYSIAEGIAFGFITYAALKLTTGRAREVKPVIWVIAALFTFKFIYVGS from the coding sequence ATGTTTGACGAGCTGTTTCAATTACGCGAAAGCGGGACCGACGTCCGCACCGAAATGCTGGCCGGGCTGACGACCTTCCTGACCATGGCTTACATCATCTTCGTGAATCCGCAGATCCTGGGCGACGCCGGCATGCCGAAGGAAGCCGTGTTCGTCGCCACCTGCCTGGTGGCCGCGCTGGGCAGCGCGGTCATGGGGCTGTACGCCAACTATCCGATCGCGATGGCGCCGGGCATGGGGCTGAACGCTTACTTCGCCTACGCCGTCGTGCTGGGGATGAAGCTGCCGTGGCAGGCGGCGCTGGGGGCGGTGTTCGTGTCGGGCTGCCTGTTCATCCTGGCCTCGCTGTTCGGCCTGCGCGCGATGATCGTCGACGGCATCCCGCGCTCGCTGCGGGTGGCCATCACGGTCGGCCTGGGGATGTTCCTGGCCCTGATCGCGCTGAAGAACGCCGGCATCGTGGTCGCCAGCGAGCCGACCCTGGTCAAGGCCGGGGACCTGCACCAGCCGGGCGCGATCCTGGCCATCGTCGGCTTCCTGCTGATCGTGACGCTCGACCGCCTGCGCGTGCGCGGCGCGATCCTGATCGGCATCGTGGCCGTCACGGTGCTCGGCTTCTTCTTCGGCGGGAACCAGTTCCACGGCCTGGTCTCGAGCCCGCCCTCGCTGGCCCCGACCTTCATGCAGCTGGACGTCAAGAGCGCGCTGGCGGTCGGGATCCTCAACGTGGTGCTGGTGTTCTTCCTGGTCGAGCTGTTCGACGCCACCGGGACGCTGATGGGCGTGGCCGGGCGCGCCGGCCTGCTGGTCGAAGGGAAAATGGACCGCTTGAACCGCGCCTTGCTGGCCGACAGCGGCGCGATCGTCGCCGGCAGCCTGCTCGGCACCTCGAGCACCACCGCCTACGTCGAGAGCGCAGCCGGGGTGCAGGCCGGCGGGCGCACCGGTTTGACCGCACTGACGGTGGCCGTGCTGTTCCTGGCCTGCCTGTTCATCGCGCCGCTGGCCGGCGTGGTGCCGCCCTACGCCACCGCGCCGGCGCTGCTGTTCGTCGCCTGCCTGATGCTGCGCGACCTCGGCGAGATCGAATGGGACGACACCACCGAGGCGGTTCCGGCCGCGATCACCGCGCTGGTGATCCCGTTCACCTACTCGATCGCCGAGGGCATCGCCTTCGGTTTCATCACCTACGCGGCGCTCAAGCTCACCACCGGGCGCGCGCGCGAGGTCAAGCCGGTGATCTGGGTGATCGCGGCGCTGTTCACGTTCAAGTTCATCTACGTCGGCAGCTGA
- a CDS encoding EAL domain-containing protein, which translates to MLDILVVEDSPTQAQHLVRLLAGEPLWRTRVAPDGLRALDAVRVRRPDLVISDVAMPGMDGYTLCRTLKAEPGAAALPVMLLTTLSTLEDIVRALEAGADGFLSKPYDPQQLRERVRRMLDERARGVPAGALEFMPAQRRQVLDLLVSTHDAVVRANAELAAQQDGLRRMVGTLDLLGRVAGALNVAASEAAVAQAVVAHLLELPALRGAALSGARPDGALRLVAGQGLAPGPGCPDCTHCGANGNLCLPLQAGGRRVGMLHVAPAGTAALAPEHSRLLDGIAAQVAAALARVGMTARLEALVVERTEALRSEKNRLSAVVDTAGALVLLADPDGRIVMFNRACEESLGWPACEAIGRPAWEVLLGGAAEADEEGDEGHAVRAVFDALRAGRVPPQLHGQWRTRDGRLRTIMWTNTALTHADGSVEYLLGTGIDVTELRGAEERVRYMSQFDALTGLPNRLLLRDRVRQMESQVQARIEAPARPDGVVLGFMLLRFGRMPLIREALGPLAEQSVLQQAAQRLREQGGSDAVGRFSEDAFALAALRRDGDELGQLARRMLAALGAPYLYDGEELHLDPSIGIAIYPNDGPDFESLVRGAEAALRLTFESVDQRYAFYRPELNRDANDRFRLETALRRAIERGELVLYYQPQVDLNSGRIVGAEALVRWQHPERGLIAPGTFIALAEESGLIMPLGEWVLARACAQLRDWQEAGLPLVPISVNLSALQFSEQIVGALRRILDECGIDPGLIELELTETASMADAGRSCELLAQLKAMGVHLAIDDFGTGYSNLNYLKRFPVDKLKLDQSFVRDILNDGDDLAISRAVVAMAHGLRLTVVAEGVECAGQLELLASLGCDLVQGYLFSPPVPAEAFARLLVDGPLGQRGPRTAS; encoded by the coding sequence ATGCTTGACATTCTCGTGGTCGAGGACAGTCCCACCCAGGCCCAGCACTTGGTGCGGCTGCTCGCGGGCGAGCCGCTCTGGCGCACCCGCGTCGCCCCGGACGGCTTGCGTGCGCTGGACGCGGTGCGCGTGCGCCGTCCCGACCTGGTGATCAGCGACGTGGCGATGCCGGGCATGGACGGCTACACACTGTGCCGCACGCTGAAGGCGGAACCCGGCGCCGCCGCCTTGCCGGTGATGCTGCTCACCACCTTGAGCACGCTGGAAGACATCGTGCGCGCGCTCGAGGCGGGCGCCGACGGCTTCCTGTCCAAGCCCTACGATCCGCAGCAATTGCGCGAGCGCGTACGGCGCATGCTCGACGAACGTGCGCGCGGGGTGCCGGCAGGCGCGCTCGAATTCATGCCGGCCCAGCGGCGCCAGGTTCTCGACCTGCTGGTCTCGACCCATGACGCGGTGGTGCGCGCGAATGCCGAGCTGGCTGCTCAGCAGGACGGCCTGCGGCGCATGGTCGGTACGCTCGATCTGCTGGGCCGGGTGGCCGGCGCGCTGAACGTGGCCGCCAGCGAAGCCGCGGTGGCGCAAGCCGTGGTCGCCCACCTGCTGGAACTGCCGGCGCTGCGCGGCGCCGCCCTGTCCGGCGCCCGGCCCGACGGTGCGCTGCGGCTGGTGGCGGGCCAGGGCCTGGCGCCCGGGCCAGGCTGCCCGGATTGCACCCACTGCGGCGCGAACGGCAACCTGTGTCTGCCGCTGCAGGCCGGCGGACGGCGGGTCGGCATGCTGCACGTGGCGCCGGCCGGCACGGCGGCGCTGGCGCCCGAGCATAGCCGCCTGCTCGACGGCATCGCGGCCCAGGTCGCGGCCGCGCTCGCGCGCGTGGGCATGACGGCGCGCCTCGAAGCCTTGGTCGTCGAGCGCACCGAGGCGCTGCGCTCGGAGAAAAACCGGCTGTCGGCCGTGGTCGACACCGCCGGGGCGCTGGTACTGCTGGCCGATCCGGACGGCCGCATCGTGATGTTCAACAGGGCCTGCGAAGAGTCGCTCGGCTGGCCTGCCTGCGAGGCGATCGGCCGGCCAGCCTGGGAGGTGCTGCTGGGCGGCGCTGCCGAAGCTGACGAGGAGGGCGACGAAGGCCATGCCGTGCGCGCCGTGTTCGACGCCCTGCGCGCCGGCCGCGTGCCGCCCCAGCTGCATGGCCAATGGCGCACGCGCGATGGCCGCTTGCGCACGATCATGTGGACCAACACGGCCCTGACGCACGCCGACGGCAGCGTCGAATACCTGCTGGGCACCGGCATCGACGTCACCGAATTGCGCGGCGCCGAGGAGCGGGTGCGCTACATGAGCCAGTTCGACGCGCTCACCGGCCTGCCGAACCGCCTGCTGCTGCGCGACCGCGTGCGCCAGATGGAAAGCCAGGTTCAGGCCCGGATCGAGGCGCCGGCGCGGCCGGATGGCGTGGTGCTCGGCTTCATGCTGCTGCGCTTCGGCCGCATGCCCCTGATCCGCGAGGCGCTCGGACCGCTGGCCGAGCAGTCGGTGCTGCAGCAGGCCGCCCAGCGCCTGCGCGAGCAGGGCGGCAGCGATGCGGTCGGGCGCTTTTCCGAAGACGCGTTCGCGCTGGCGGCGCTGCGCCGCGACGGCGACGAGCTCGGCCAGCTGGCGCGGCGCATGCTGGCCGCCCTGGGCGCGCCTTACCTGTACGACGGCGAGGAGCTGCACCTCGATCCCAGCATCGGCATCGCGATCTACCCCAACGACGGCCCCGACTTCGAAAGCCTGGTGCGCGGCGCCGAGGCAGCCCTGCGCCTGACGTTCGAGAGCGTCGACCAGCGCTACGCCTTTTACCGGCCCGAACTGAACCGCGACGCAAACGATCGCTTCCGCCTGGAGACGGCGCTGCGGCGCGCGATCGAACGCGGCGAACTGGTCCTGTATTACCAGCCGCAGGTCGACCTGAACAGCGGACGCATCGTCGGCGCCGAAGCGCTGGTGCGCTGGCAACACCCGGAGCGCGGCCTGATCGCGCCGGGGACCTTCATCGCGCTGGCCGAGGAATCCGGCCTGATCATGCCGCTCGGCGAATGGGTGCTGGCGCGCGCCTGCGCCCAGCTGCGCGACTGGCAGGAAGCCGGCTTGCCGCTGGTGCCGATCTCGGTGAACCTGTCGGCGCTCCAGTTCTCGGAGCAGATCGTGGGGGCGCTGCGGCGTATCCTGGACGAGTGCGGGATCGACCCGGGCCTGATCGAGCTGGAGCTGACCGAGACCGCGTCGATGGCCGACGCCGGCCGTAGCTGCGAGCTGCTGGCGCAACTGAAGGCGATGGGCGTGCACCTGGCGATCGACGACTTCGGAACCGGCTATTCGAACCTGAACTACCTGAAGCGCTTCCCGGTCGACAAGCTCAAGCTCGACCAGTCGTTCGTGCGCGACATCCTCAACGACGGCGACGACCTGGCGATCTCGCGCGCGGTGGTGGCGATGGCGCACGGGCTGCGCCTGACGGTGGTGGCCGAAGGCGTCGAATGCGCCGGGCAGCTCGAACTGCTCGCCAGCCTGGGCTGCGACCTGGTGCAGGGCTATCTGTTCAGTCCACCCGTGCCGGCCGAGGCGTTCGCGCGGCTGCTGGTGGACGGGCCTTTGGGCCAGCGCGGCCCGAGGACGGCCTCTTGA
- a CDS encoding response regulator transcription factor: MIRLVIADDHELIREGIKKIVRPNADLKIVGEAADLNQALALIAQVRPDVAVLDISLPDADGLDGLAALRYHFPALRVVMLSMHPEQRYAAASLRAGAFGYVPKGVAASELVDAIRTAARGETWLSPRTSAILAHGAAGNVRHLAHHSLTPREQEIVALIGAGLQIKQVAAELGISVSSVNTYRSRIFRKMGLASNAALIRYAVQHGLAR, from the coding sequence TTGATCCGGTTAGTCATCGCCGACGATCACGAATTGATCCGTGAAGGCATCAAGAAAATCGTCAGGCCCAACGCCGACCTAAAAATCGTCGGCGAAGCAGCAGACCTCAACCAGGCCCTGGCCTTGATCGCGCAAGTGCGCCCGGATGTGGCGGTGCTCGACATCAGCCTGCCGGACGCCGATGGCCTCGATGGCCTGGCCGCATTGCGCTACCATTTCCCGGCGCTGCGCGTCGTCATGCTCAGCATGCACCCGGAGCAGCGCTACGCGGCGGCGTCGCTGCGCGCCGGCGCCTTTGGCTACGTGCCCAAAGGCGTGGCCGCATCCGAACTGGTCGACGCGATACGCACCGCGGCGCGCGGCGAAACCTGGCTCAGTCCGCGCACCAGCGCCATCCTCGCCCACGGCGCGGCCGGCAACGTGCGCCACCTGGCCCATCACAGCCTGACACCGCGCGAACAGGAAATCGTCGCGCTGATCGGCGCCGGCTTGCAGATCAAGCAGGTTGCGGCCGAGCTCGGGATCAGCGTCAGCTCGGTCAACACTTACCGCAGCCGCATCTTCCGCAAGATGGGGCTTGCTTCGAACGCGGCGCTGATCCGTTACGCGGTTCAGCACGGGTTGGCGCGCTGA